One uncultured Carboxylicivirga sp. genomic window, TATCCATTCAATATTACAAAAGCCCGGTTGGTGAAATAATCATTGGTGATTACAATAGCCGATTATGTCTCTGCGATTGGCGGTTTCGTCAAATGAGAGGATCGATCGACAAAAGAATTAAAGATCTGTTAAACGCTGAATATAAGGAACAAAATACTGACCTTATTTCTTCAACCATCCATCAGTTGGAAGAGTATTTCGCGAAGGATCGAACCACATTTGATCTTCCAATTGTATTTGCAGGAACAAGTTTTCAAAAATCAGTTTGGGAAACCTTACAAACCATTCCATATGGACAAACTGAAACTTACCTCGGCTTATCCAGACGTTTGGGAAATGAAAAAGCCATCAGGGCTGTGGCCAGTGCTAATGGAGCAAATGCTATATCCATTATTGTTCCTTGCCATCGTATAATAGGCAGCAATGGGGAACTCACAGGTTATGCCGGTGGTTTACCTGCTAAAAAAAGACTTCTTCAACTGGAAAACGCTTCAAATATTTCTAGGCAACAGCTGGAACTATTTTAAACTATACTGCTCCCTGATCAATCATTGCTTCAGCAACCCGATGGAAAGAAGCAATATTGGCTCCATCACGATAATTGATACTTCCGTCGGGTTTCATCCCATGCACTTTACACATTTGATAAATCCTTTCCATGATATCTTTCAACCGTTGATCTACCTCATTTGGTGCCCAGGTCATTTTCATTGAGTTTTGTACTAATTCCAGAGCGGATACTGCAACTCCACCTGCGTTGGCTGCTTTGCCTGGTGCCAAAACGATATGATTCGAATCGAAAAATTCCAATGCCTCCGAATTACAAGGTCTGTCTGCAGCCTCAATAACATATTTACAGCCTCCTTGCTGAATCTGACGTGCTTCATTAAGGCCAATCTCATTCTGAATGGCACAAGGTATCGCTATATCACATGGTATTTGCCAGGGCTTCTGATTTTCGTAATACACTACACCCGGAAATTCAATCGAATAAGGACGAACCAGATCCTGTGAGGTTGCCCGTAGTTCAACCAGATAATCCAACTTATCACCCGAAATTCCATCCGGATCATATATAAAGCCATCCGGACCGGACAGGGTTACAACTTTAGCACCTAATTCAACTGCTTTGCGAATTACGCCATATGCCACATTCCCAAATCCTGAAACACATAGAGTTTTTCCATCAAGACTTTCATTCTGATCTTTAAGCAACGCCTCTAAGAAATATATCACTCCAAATCCGGTAGATTCAGCTCGCAAACCGGTTCCTCCCCATTCAGAACCTTTACCGGTAAAAGTTCCACTATGCTTATGCGTTAGTTTCTTATACATTCCAAACATATACCCAATCTCGCGGCTACTTACACCCACATCGTTACCCGGAATATCCATTTCCGATCCCAGCAAATCCCATAATTGTAAAACAAAGCTCTGACAAAACCTCATTATCTCACTTTCCGATTTCCCTTTAGAATCAAAATTGGCTCCTCCCATGGCCCCTCCTAACGACAAAGAAGTAAGACTGTTTTTAAACACCTGCTCAAAAGCCAACATTTTAACGGTTCCTAATGTAAGAGCCGGATGAAAACGTAAACCTCCCTTATACGGTCCAAGTGCATTGTTATATTGAACCCTGAAGCCTCTATTCACAATTACTTTTCCCTGATCATTCATCCAGGGCACCTTAAATATAAATACACGATCCGGCTCTGTTATTCGTTCAAGAATAGCAGCATTATTTAACCTAAAATCATCACTGATCCGATCTTTTACTGATGTCAGGAAATCTCTGACACTTTGAATAAATTCAGGTTCTCCGGGATTCTGAATTTCTAAATCAAATAAAAAACGTTCCAGACCCATTTGCTGTATATTTACCGGTTAATTATTACTGAACAGGAGGCATTACTAAACCAATGCCTTTCTGTCCATCTACTTTAATAACGCCTTCTGAAGGCAACTTCACATGACGAATAAACTCATCTTCATATTCAGCTGGCAAGCCATCCAGATAATCCATATTAATATAGCCTTCGCCAATAGAAGGTGTAATTGTAAAATAAGCCACTCTCAGACTGGTTAAATTTTGAAAGAAATGCGTACCCTGACTCGGATCAACTCTGTAATTCTCCAATCCCATTTCAATAATAACACGGGCAGCCGAAATCTGAGTCCATTTTACCGGCACTCCTAACCAAGGATCCTGAGAACCCCAGCGACCAGGACCTATCAATATGTATGATTTATTACTTTGATGAAAAGGAGTATTCAGCTTTTCAAAGATGGGCGCCAGCTTGGCATTATTTGCAGGATTGAATCCATTCTTTTTGATGTAAATAACATCTTTTACACCATTAATGATTCCATTCCCCAATGCTGACTTGGAATAAATCAGCGTATCTTTTTGATTTACTTCTTCCAGCTTTTCAGCAATGGTTTCTTTACTGTCTACAATTGGTCTGATCTGTAACAAATAGAAAACGGGAGGATGACCTTGTGGTGTTTGTAAGTCAACAGCAAATTCAATCTCTACCGGCTGATTCATTTCTCGCTGTCCAACTTCCAGTATTTTATGCATGATTTCAGCCAATGGAAAAGCATCATATTTCAATACATTGGCAAAAGTAACCAAGCGTAATCCTTTTGCCATCAATCCGTCCCTAATCATATGTGTATTGTAATCATACACCGATCCCAACCAACGCAAGGTTCCATGTTCTTCTGCCACCTTAATGGATAGTTTTTTGATGTTAACATCATCATCCACTGAGGCTTTAAAACTATCCGACTTCAAATCAAGAGCATAAAAGTTCTTCTGGGTTTCGCGCACTGCCAGATCAGGACTTGATAACTGAAGTATCTTTTTAGGATACTTTGGAGAGAATCGTAAGGTCATCCCTCCTTCAACGATGTGTTTTCCTAATCCCATGGCTACATTCACAATCCCATCTTCAGCTTTTTCGGGTGCTATCGGGTAAAAATTCACTGAACGTCCAACCCCCGAAAATGTTGGGTAAAATACATCCCCATGACGCTGCCCTACAACCTCCTGTAAAACAATACCCATTCGCTCCTCGTCAATAACATTCATGGTGGCTTCCATGTATCTCTTACTGGAATTATAAAACGCAGAAGCATATACACATTTAACAGCATCGCAAAGCTGATTCAACACCACTCTTTCATCATCACCTTTTGGAATCATATAGGTCGAATAAATTCCAGCAAAGGGTTGATAATGACTATCTTCCAATACACTCGATGAGCGTATGGCAATCGGACCTTTAATAATTGAAATAAATTTATATAAATCACCATGAATTCGCTCCGGAAGATGCCCGGCCACAAAAGCCTTCATAATTTCTTCATCCGGCAAATCTGACAAAGCAATTGGATAAAGCTTATTCACTTCCATAAACTCGTCAAACACATCTGTACTTAAAACAACCGTGCGAGGGATGGTAATGATCACATCAGAAAGTGCATTCAAGTTTTGGTGTTTCTTAATCAGCATATTTAAGAAAGCCAACCCACGTGCTTTTCCACCAATGGTTCCTTCACCAATTCGGGTAAACGTAAGATATTCATCAAATTTCTCGCGATAGAATTTCGCAATAACACCACGGGCCTTACTATAACGAAAACTTGCTATGGTATCAAACAAAAATCTTTTGGTTTCTTCCAGATCTGCAAAGTCTTCAACTTTTAAATACTTGACCACTTCTGCTACAGCAAATAAAGCACGGGCATTCAGCCACTTGGACACATGGTCGCGCTTAAAATGATAAAACAAAGATTCATCGGGTATCTGAAAAAGCTTTTCCTGCAACTCTTTCAGATTACTTACTCTGCAAACTTCAATACCTGTTGACGGATCAATGAAAACGAAATCACCAAAAGCCATGTAGGTATTGATAAACTCTTTAAGCTCTCGGAGCAAAGAAGAGGAATGCTTATAAAGAAATCCAACCCGTAAATCTTTAGCCACTTCATCCAGACTACGATTGGATGATTGCAATAAGAATGGCATATAAGGATTGGCACGCTTCACCAGTTTCGCAAATTTAATTCCTGCCTGGGTATCTTTTACTCCCTCTTTATCAAAGGATACATCAGATATGATTCCCAAGAGATTATCATTATACTTTTGATATAACTCAAGGGCTTCTTCATAAGTACGGGCTAATAATATTTTAGGCCTACCCCTCATACGCATCATTTTCTGATGTTCATTTAAGCCCTCATCCATAAACTTCTTAGCCTGAGTCAGAATCAAACGATAAATCAAAGGAAGATAGCTGGAATAAAAACGAATTGAGTCTTCAATCAATAAAATACACTGAACTCCCACCTCCTCAACATCATGCTGAACGTTCATTTCATCTTCTATCAGCTTTATGATGGCAAGCATAATATCAGCATTACCCAACCAACAAAAGATGTAATCAATTGCACTGGTATCCTCCCGACGCATACGAACTGACACTTCGCGAGAAAAAGGTGTCAATACAACAATGGGAATAGATTCATAACGCTCTTTCACCTTTTTTGCCATGTTAAAAGGATCCATACCTCCAACACTTAGCATGGTAATTACCAGATCGATTTTCTCCTTTTTCAACACCACAAATGCCTGCTCTGCTGATTCAACATGATAAAATTGCGGTGGATATCTAAGGTTTAGCGAGACGTATTCGTTAAATATCTGTTCATCAATACGTCCGTCTTCCTCAAGCATAAAAGCATCATAACCACTACAGATCAGCAAAACCTTGTGAATGCGTCGTTGCATCAGATGGCTGAATTGTGTTTCGGTAAAATAATTACTTTGTCGTATATCAAAATGGCTCTTCATTGCGTTGGTGCGAGTTCTAAAAGGTTACTTTATCTATCTCAGACTTCGTTAAAGGTAATAATTGATTTTCGTTTTCGCCCATCCATCCGAATGACAAGTTTTTCTTTAAACCTGATGTGTTTGAAATATTTTGTCTGTTCGATTAATTCCTGCTGATCCAGCACATCCCATCGGATACTATCATCTTTACCAGCCTGATGAACCGAGCAATAACCAACATGCATGGATGTAACATTATGAAAGAAATGCGATCCTCCGGAAGCTTCCAATGGAAAACCTTCCAAATCGGTTTCCACTATCATTTGAGCATTTGAAATCTGAGTCCATGATACAGGTATTCCAATCCACCTGTCGCGAGTACCCCATCTTCCTGGGCCAATCAGAACATAATGCCTTTTTTCAGCCTTCATCTTTTGATTTAATCTTTCAATCTCCATAGCCATCTCCTGGGTTCTGGCTTTATCAAATCGATCAATGTCGATATAAATAATATCGGTAACAGCGTTATTCTTTCCATTACCCATACTTTGGTTGGAATGCAGAATCACTTTATCCTCATCAATATGACTCATATTAATAGAATAATTTTGAGCACCGCCCAGTAAAGGTTTTATCTGAAGAAGGTAGAAAGTAGCTCTTCCTCGTTCATCTTTATTCAGATCCACTGCAAACTCAATCTCAACTGGCGATCCCATCGCTTCTTTAACAACATCCAGAACAACTTCAATGGTTTTGGCAAGAGGTATGTAATTGTATTTAAGGATATTGGCAAAATTAAGTATTCTGGGACCTGACTGATCCAATCCTGGTTGAATGGTTTGGTTATCGGGATTATAAACCGAAGCCAGATGTTTGAGTGTTCCATGCATCTCAGCTTCCATACTATCCAAACGAACCAATCCTGCTGTTTCTCCCTCCAGAAGATTGAGGTCAAACTTATTCAGATCCACTGCATAAAACTCAGTTTGAGAATTCTTTAATTGATCCTTGGGTGAATTATTGTCGAGGTCGGGATAAACCGGACAAAAACGGAGGGCTTTCTCGCCATCCACTACATATTTACCAAAACCAAGAGCCAGAACAGCAAAACCATCCTCCGGATTCATATGACCAAACGAGTAGTAATTATACGATTGCGCAACTCCGCTTATATGAGGATAAAAGACATTCTCGTGCTGTCGTCCCACTGCTTCCTGAATAATTACGGCCATTTTCTCCTCTTCCACCTTAAAATCAACGGCCTCGGTAAACGCCCTTGCTGTGTCGCTAAATACTGAGGCAAATACCAGTTTAACGGCATT contains:
- a CDS encoding PEP/pyruvate-binding domain-containing protein, whose translation is MKSHFDIRQSNYFTETQFSHLMQRRIHKVLLICSGYDAFMLEEDGRIDEQIFNEYVSLNLRYPPQFYHVESAEQAFVVLKKEKIDLVITMLSVGGMDPFNMAKKVKERYESIPIVVLTPFSREVSVRMRREDTSAIDYIFCWLGNADIMLAIIKLIEDEMNVQHDVEEVGVQCILLIEDSIRFYSSYLPLIYRLILTQAKKFMDEGLNEHQKMMRMRGRPKILLARTYEEALELYQKYNDNLLGIISDVSFDKEGVKDTQAGIKFAKLVKRANPYMPFLLQSSNRSLDEVAKDLRVGFLYKHSSSLLRELKEFINTYMAFGDFVFIDPSTGIEVCRVSNLKELQEKLFQIPDESLFYHFKRDHVSKWLNARALFAVAEVVKYLKVEDFADLEETKRFLFDTIASFRYSKARGVIAKFYREKFDEYLTFTRIGEGTIGGKARGLAFLNMLIKKHQNLNALSDVIITIPRTVVLSTDVFDEFMEVNKLYPIALSDLPDEEIMKAFVAGHLPERIHGDLYKFISIIKGPIAIRSSSVLEDSHYQPFAGIYSTYMIPKGDDERVVLNQLCDAVKCVYASAFYNSSKRYMEATMNVIDEERMGIVLQEVVGQRHGDVFYPTFSGVGRSVNFYPIAPEKAEDGIVNVAMGLGKHIVEGGMTLRFSPKYPKKILQLSSPDLAVRETQKNFYALDLKSDSFKASVDDDVNIKKLSIKVAEEHGTLRWLGSVYDYNTHMIRDGLMAKGLRLVTFANVLKYDAFPLAEIMHKILEVGQREMNQPVEIEFAVDLQTPQGHPPVFYLLQIRPIVDSKETIAEKLEEVNQKDTLIYSKSALGNGIINGVKDVIYIKKNGFNPANNAKLAPIFEKLNTPFHQSNKSYILIGPGRWGSQDPWLGVPVKWTQISAARVIIEMGLENYRVDPSQGTHFFQNLTSLRVAYFTITPSIGEGYINMDYLDGLPAEYEDEFIRHVKLPSEGVIKVDGQKGIGLVMPPVQ
- the gdhA gene encoding NADP-specific glutamate dehydrogenase, which translates into the protein MGLERFLFDLEIQNPGEPEFIQSVRDFLTSVKDRISDDFRLNNAAILERITEPDRVFIFKVPWMNDQGKVIVNRGFRVQYNNALGPYKGGLRFHPALTLGTVKMLAFEQVFKNSLTSLSLGGAMGGANFDSKGKSESEIMRFCQSFVLQLWDLLGSEMDIPGNDVGVSSREIGYMFGMYKKLTHKHSGTFTGKGSEWGGTGLRAESTGFGVIYFLEALLKDQNESLDGKTLCVSGFGNVAYGVIRKAVELGAKVVTLSGPDGFIYDPDGISGDKLDYLVELRATSQDLVRPYSIEFPGVVYYENQKPWQIPCDIAIPCAIQNEIGLNEARQIQQGGCKYVIEAADRPCNSEALEFFDSNHIVLAPGKAANAGGVAVSALELVQNSMKMTWAPNEVDQRLKDIMERIYQMCKVHGMKPDGSINYRDGANIASFHRVAEAMIDQGAV
- a CDS encoding methylated-DNA--[protein]-cysteine S-methyltransferase; its protein translation is MNTISIQYYKSPVGEIIIGDYNSRLCLCDWRFRQMRGSIDKRIKDLLNAEYKEQNTDLISSTIHQLEEYFAKDRTTFDLPIVFAGTSFQKSVWETLQTIPYGQTETYLGLSRRLGNEKAIRAVASANGANAISIIVPCHRIIGSNGELTGYAGGLPAKKRLLQLENASNISRQQLELF